One region of bacterium genomic DNA includes:
- the prfA gene encoding peptide chain release factor 1 has translation MFEKLKELETEYEKLTSQIEENVTNLSLYQEIMKKRAKIEPFVLKFREYKTVEEEIAKLSVMLNEALEPELKEIAEEELNNLQVKKESIAKKLTDLLAPKDEEEEDRNIIMEIRAGTGGEESGLFVADLFRMYSKYIISQGWKLEIFNSHPTGIGGFKEIIFGVEGDEAYKKLKFESGTHRVQRVPVTEASGRIHTSAVTVAVLKEPEEVDIEISPEDLRIDTFRSSGPGGQHVNVTDSAVRITHLPTGFVVTCQDERSQHKNKAKAMRVLRAELLAQAEEKARKEQSQERKSQVGSGDRSEKIRTYNYPQNRVTDHRIGLSLHRLETIMDGDLDELVFALISASKELKTKNK, from the coding sequence ATGTTTGAAAAGTTAAAAGAGTTAGAAACCGAATATGAAAAATTAACCTCTCAGATAGAAGAAAATGTAACCAACCTCTCTTTATATCAAGAAATTATGAAAAAAAGGGCGAAAATAGAACCTTTTGTGCTTAAATTTCGAGAATATAAAACAGTAGAAGAAGAAATAGCAAAACTATCAGTAATGTTAAATGAGGCACTTGAGCCAGAATTAAAAGAGATAGCAGAAGAAGAATTGAATAACCTGCAAGTAAAAAAAGAATCCATCGCAAAAAAACTAACAGATTTATTAGCCCCTAAAGATGAGGAAGAAGAAGATAGAAATATAATTATGGAAATCCGTGCCGGCACAGGTGGAGAGGAATCCGGGTTATTTGTAGCTGATTTATTTAGAATGTATAGTAAATATATTATTTCACAGGGCTGGAAATTAGAGATATTCAATTCTCATCCTACTGGTATCGGGGGATTTAAAGAAATCATCTTTGGTGTGGAAGGCGATGAGGCATACAAAAAACTTAAATTTGAAAGTGGCACCCATCGAGTCCAACGGGTTCCGGTAACAGAAGCCAGTGGCAGAATTCATACCTCAGCCGTGACCGTCGCCGTCCTGAAAGAGCCTGAAGAAGTAGATATAGAAATTTCACCAGAAGATTTGAGAATTGATACCTTCAGGTCAAGTGGGCCTGGCGGACAACATGTCAATGTTACAGATTCTGCAGTTAGAATTACACACCTACCAACAGGTTTTGTCGTTACCTGCCAGGATGAACGCTCACAACATAAAAATAAGGCAAAAGCAATGCGTGTCTTGAGGGCTGAATTATTAGCCCAGGCAGAGGAAAAAGCAAGAAAAGAACAATCTCAAGAACGAAAATCTCAGGTTGGCTCTGGTGATAGAAGCGAAAAGATAAGAACTTATAATTACCCACAAAACCGCGTTACAGACCACCGCATTGGCTTAAGTCTGCACAGACTTGAAACTATTATGGATGGCGATTTAGACGAACTTGTCTTTGCATTAATCTCTGCTTCAAAAGAGCTGAAAACTAAAAATAAGTAA
- the rpmE gene encoding 50S ribosomal protein L31: MKKDIHPNYVETTIRCACGAAFPIRSTVPNLRIEICSNCHPFFTGKQKLVDTAGRVERFRKKYKIEEKEEK; the protein is encoded by the coding sequence TTGAAAAAAGACATCCATCCTAATTATGTCGAAACGACTATTAGATGTGCTTGTGGAGCGGCTTTCCCGATTCGCTCAACCGTGCCTAATTTACGGATTGAGATTTGCTCTAACTGCCACCCTTTCTTTACGGGTAAACAGAAATTAGTAGATACTGCAGGTCGGGTAGAAAGATTCCGCAAAAAATATAAAATAGAAGAAAAAGAGGAAAAATAA
- the waaF gene encoding lipopolysaccharide heptosyltransferase II translates to MENYRKILIIRLSSIGDILLSSPLIRLIRKRFPDAEIDMVICAEFEELVSANPNINQVILFDRKTGIRGLLRLCKKIKEKQYDLIVDIHKKLRSLVICLTSGAKQKVSYNKHSFLRFLLVKFKINRYSNTPYMANLYLKSIERFGVEDEGQGLEFYITPSKEAVILELLRSEGISKEDILIGIAPGAYWATKKWPKERYIELANWLIQNKKSKIVIFGGKDEVELSQEIKLALFNKPIVAAGRLSLMETAALLKRCKVLITNDTGIMHISVAVKTPVVAIFGPTVKEFGYYPYRGANRVISKDLPCRPCSTKGSSKCPIKTFDCMRLISSNEVLEAVKELL, encoded by the coding sequence GTGGAAAATTATAGAAAAATATTAATCATTCGCCTTAGTTCCATAGGTGATATTCTCTTAAGTTCTCCTTTAATTAGACTCATCAGGAAAAGATTCCCTGATGCAGAAATTGATATGGTTATCTGTGCAGAATTTGAGGAATTGGTTTCTGCCAATCCTAATATAAACCAGGTTATTTTGTTTGACCGTAAAACAGGGATAAGAGGACTTTTGAGATTATGTAAAAAGATAAAGGAAAAACAATATGATTTAATCGTTGATATTCACAAGAAACTACGCAGTCTCGTGATTTGCCTGACAAGTGGTGCAAAACAAAAGGTATCTTACAATAAACATTCCTTTCTTCGCTTCTTATTAGTTAAGTTTAAAATAAATCGCTATTCAAACACACCTTATATGGCTAATCTTTATTTAAAATCTATTGAGAGGTTTGGTGTTGAAGATGAAGGACAGGGATTAGAATTTTATATAACTCCTTCAAAAGAAGCAGTTATATTAGAATTACTCAGGAGTGAGGGAATAAGCAAAGAAGATATTTTAATTGGTATAGCGCCAGGTGCATATTGGGCAACCAAAAAATGGCCCAAAGAACGATATATTGAATTAGCTAATTGGCTTATCCAGAACAAGAAATCAAAAATAGTCATCTTTGGTGGTAAGGATGAGGTAGAATTAAGTCAGGAGATAAAATTGGCATTATTTAATAAACCTATTGTTGCCGCCGGCAGACTTTCTCTTATGGAGACAGCCGCTTTACTTAAAAGATGCAAAGTGCTTATCACTAATGATACCGGGATAATGCACATCAGTGTCGCCGTGAAAACACCAGTCGTAGCAATATTTGGGCCTACGGTTAAAGAATTTGGCTATTATCCGTATCGAGGGGCTAACCGAGTCATTTCTAAAGACTTACCCTGTAGACCCTGTTCCACGAAAGGTAGTTCTAAATGTCCAATAAAAACCTTTGACTGTATGCGACTTATTTCAAGTAATGAGGTGTTGGAAGCTGTGAAAGAATTATTGTAA
- a CDS encoding DUF5615 family PIN-like protein, protein MARLYANENFPLPVVEELRQLGHDVITIYETGKAGQSIPDKDVLTFARDENRILLTLNRKHFIRLHNGQPNHAGIIACSFDIDFVGQARRIHKAINSQHQISGQLIRVNRLE, encoded by the coding sequence ATGGCACGATTGTATGCTAATGAGAACTTCCCTTTGCCTGTTGTTGAAGAACTCCGACAATTAGGGCACGATGTTATCACTATTTATGAAACGGGTAAAGCAGGACAATCCATACCAGATAAAGATGTATTGACTTTTGCCAGAGATGAAAACCGAATTCTCTTAACCCTAAACCGTAAACATTTTATTCGTTTGCACAATGGACAACCAAATCATGCAGGCATAATTGCGTGTAGTTTTGATATTGATTTTGTAGGTCAGGCTCGTCGAATCCACAAAGCCATTAATTCACAACACCAAATTTCTGGTCAACTCATTCGTGTAAATCGTCTTGAATGA
- the thyX gene encoding FAD-dependent thymidylate synthase, with amino-acid sequence MKVELLKYTPNPEILVAMAAKLCYSESTIDDLWKEMKKKEVSDFINKLMVMGHHSPFEHISFTFGIEGISRVTTHQLVRHRIASYSQQSQRYVKYNELKYITPHTIQKNKDIERLFIEVMETAKNAYKQLLKSGIPVEDARYVFPEACETKIIVTMNARELLHFFRLRCCNRAQWEIRRMAYKMLSEVLKVAPVLFSDAGPGCWRGPCPENKMSCGKPPKREEVLDDIKQRKGDNKK; translated from the coding sequence GTGAAGGTAGAATTGCTTAAATATACACCCAATCCTGAAATTTTAGTCGCTATGGCGGCTAAATTATGTTATTCCGAATCGACTATTGATGATTTATGGAAGGAAATGAAGAAAAAAGAGGTGAGTGATTTTATCAATAAATTGATGGTAATGGGACATCACTCACCTTTTGAACATATAAGCTTTACCTTTGGCATAGAAGGAATTTCACGAGTAACTACCCATCAATTGGTTAGACACCGAATTGCCTCCTATTCACAACAATCTCAGCGGTATGTCAAGTATAACGAGTTAAAATATATAACCCCACATACTATTCAGAAAAACAAAGACATAGAAAGGCTATTCATAGAAGTGATGGAAACGGCAAAAAATGCCTATAAACAACTGTTAAAATCAGGAATTCCAGTTGAAGATGCTCGATATGTCTTCCCGGAGGCTTGCGAGACAAAGATAATTGTAACGATGAATGCCAGAGAATTACTTCATTTCTTTAGGTTACGGTGTTGTAACCGCGCCCAATGGGAAATTCGCAGGATGGCTTATAAGATGTTGAGTGAAGTATTAAAAGTGGCTCCTGTGTTATTTTCAGATGCTGGCCCGGGATGCTGGCGAGGTCCATGTCCAGAAAATAAAATGTCTTGTGGAAAACCACCAAAGAGAGAGGAAGTATTAGACGATATAAAACAAAGGAAAGGTGATAATAAAAAATGA
- a CDS encoding DUF433 domain-containing protein: protein MTTLQEAEKLLSTMTRAEKAQVLQWVVCDIGDAFPDIESTPNVCGGEACIVRTRIPVWVLVQAKRLGATESDLLRCYPTLRAEDLANAWAYFRSHRDEIEQQIRENEEA from the coding sequence ATGACTACATTGCAGGAAGCAGAGAAATTGTTATCCACTATGACACGGGCAGAAAAGGCTCAGGTGCTTCAATGGGTGGTGTGTGATATTGGTGATGCCTTTCCTGATATTGAAAGCACTCCAAATGTTTGTGGTGGAGAGGCATGTATCGTTCGCACTCGAATTCCAGTATGGGTATTGGTTCAAGCAAAGCGATTGGGTGCAACCGAATCAGATTTATTAAGGTGTTATCCAACTTTACGAGCCGAAGATTTAGCTAATGCCTGGGCATATTTTCGCTCTCATCGGGATGAAATCGAACAACAAATTCGTGAGAACGAGGAGGCTTAG
- the prmC gene encoding peptide chain release factor N(5)-glutamine methyltransferase, translating to MRELLLQATKYLEDNNIPTAKTDAEILLSNLIGDERINLYLNDKIPLTKNKLERYWKLLKRRASYKPIAYILCKKEFMNWEFMVNENVLIPRPETEILVEEIINIGKKLKSPPLIVDIGTGSGVIAISLALSLNAVVYALDISSSALKIARTNAHRLKVKDKITFLKGDLLNSLKKFNLDQKVDFIISNPPYVSTSELKSLPMDVRFEPEIALDGGKDGINFYDKIINDSLNYLKEGGCLGLEVGYDQAEIISDKIRQTEKFSEIKTVKDYAQIKRVILAVKKNTPSATDGHR from the coding sequence ATGAGAGAATTATTACTTCAAGCAACTAAATATCTCGAAGATAATAATATCCCTACCGCAAAAACTGATGCTGAAATCTTGTTGAGTAATTTAATCGGCGATGAGCGAATTAACCTTTATTTGAATGATAAAATTCCCTTAACTAAAAATAAATTAGAGCGTTATTGGAAATTACTTAAGCGAAGGGCATCTTATAAACCCATTGCCTATATCCTTTGCAAAAAAGAATTTATGAACTGGGAATTTATGGTCAATGAAAATGTTTTAATCCCAAGACCAGAAACAGAAATTTTAGTTGAAGAGATAATAAATATTGGAAAAAAACTTAAATCTCCTCCACTCATTGTGGATATTGGCACAGGCAGTGGGGTAATAGCCATTAGCCTGGCACTGTCATTGAACGCAGTGGTTTACGCCCTGGATATTTCTTCATCAGCATTAAAAATAGCCCGAACGAATGCCCATAGATTAAAGGTCAAAGATAAAATTACCTTTTTAAAAGGAGACTTGCTCAACTCTTTGAAAAAGTTTAATTTAGACCAGAAGGTAGATTTTATCATTTCTAATCCACCTTATGTTTCAACTTCAGAACTGAAATCTCTTCCGATGGATGTCCGATTTGAACCAGAAATTGCTTTAGACGGCGGAAAAGATGGCATAAACTTTTATGATAAGATAATCAACGATTCTTTAAATTATTTAAAAGAGGGTGGCTGTTTAGGATTAGAGGTTGGATATGACCAGGCGGAGATAATAAGTGATAAAATCAGACAAACTGAAAAATTTAGCGAGATAAAGACAGTTAAAGATTATGCACAGATTAAAAGGGTAATCTTGGCAGTAAAGAAAAACACCCCCTCAGCCACAGATGGACACAGATGA